The Christiangramia flava JLT2011 region CGAACTTTAGTAACAGAAACGCCATAAGCCGATTCGATCGCTTCTTTGATCTGAATCTTATTCGCCTTGTTACTAACCACAAATGTGAAACGATTATTCATTTCGCTATCTGCAGTTGCTTTTTCTGTAATAACAGGTTTAATTAAGATGCTCATAACGTTTATTAACTTAATTTCGACTCAATTCCTTCTAAAGAACCTTCAAGAAAGACGATGTTGTTAGCATTAAGAATTTTGTAAGTACTTAATTCTGAGCTATTTACGACTTCAGAGGTCTTCAAATTGCGCGACGACAAATATACGTTTTTATTTGAGTCACCCAACACAATCAATGATTTTTTAGACTCAATCCCCAGAGACTGAAGAACTTCGATAAAATTCTTGGTCTTTGGTGTATCGAATGAAAAATCCTCTACTACGATAATTGACTTATCGTTTGCTTTCATAGAAAGCGCTGATTTTCTGGCAAGACGCTTCAGGTTCTTGTTCAGTTTGAAGCTGTAATCCTTTGGTCTAGGACCAAAAATACGTCCACCACCTCTAAACACAGGAGACTTAATGCTACCTGCACGAGCGGTACCAGTACCTTTCTGCTTCTTGATCTTACGAGTAGATCCCGCAATTTCAGCTCTTTCTTTAGCCTTATGAGTTCCCTGACGCTGATTTGCAAGGTATTGCTTTACATCAAGGTATACTGCATGTTCGTTTGGCTCTATAGCGAAAACAGCATCAGAAAGCTTTGCTTTTCTGCCTGTTTCTTTTCCTTTAATATCTAAAACTGCTATTTCCATTACTTACTGATGATTACGTAAGAGTTTTTGTGACCAGGAACACATCCTTTTACTACAAGAAGATTCTTGTCTGCCACAATTTTTAAAACTCTAAGGTTTTCAACTTTTACATTTTCGCCACCCATTCTTCCGGCCATCTTCATTCCTTTGAATACTCTCGCAGGATAAGAAGCTGCACCAATAGAACCAGGAGCTCTTAAACGGTTATGTTGCCCGTGGGTAGCCTGTCCAACACCTCCAAAACCGTGTCTTTTTACAACACCCTGGAAGCCTTTTCCTTTGGAAACGCCACTAATGTCAACAAATTCACCTTCTTTAAACTGTTCTACGGTGATCGCATCACCTAGTTTAAAATCACCATCAAATCCCTGGAATTCAACGACCTTACGTTTTGCAACGGTTCCTGCTTTTTTGGCGTGCCCAGCGGCAGCTTTATTTGCAGTCTTTACGTCATCGAAACCAAGTTGAAGTGCTTCGTACCCGTCAACCTCATTGGTTCTGACTTGGGTAACCACGCATGGCCCAGCTTCGATCACGGTACAAGGGATGTTTTTCCCATTCTCGTCGAAAATGCTAGTCATGCCGATCTTTTTTCCTATTAACCCAGACATACTTAATTAATTATTAATTGTTTTTATTTATTCTCAAAAATTAAGGCCGAAAAATACATTTCAGCCTTGAATTGTATCTTTCACCGTTTTTCCTTTGCTCGAAGCGCCGGACATGTTAACCGGAAGCCGAAGCTTCCGGATATTGTTTTATCACACTTTAATCTCTACTTCCACACCACTTGGCAATTCCAGCTTCATCAACGCATCGATCGTTTTTGAAGAAGAACTGTAGATATCAAGAAGTCTTTTGTAAGAACTAAGCTCAAACTGCTCTCTTGATTTCTTGTTCACGTGAGGTGAACGAAGTACAGTAAAGATCTTCTTGTTTGTTGGCAACGGAATAGGACCGGTAACAACAGCTCCCGTAGTTTTTACGGTTTTCACGATCTTTTCAGCAGACTTGTCTACCAGGTTGTGATCGTAGGATTTCAGTTTTATTCTAATTTTTTGACTCATTTTCCTAAGATTATTCGTTAACTCCTCCTTTAGCCGCTTTGATAACTTCTTCAGAAATATTTGAAGGAGTTTCAGCGTAGTGAGAGAATTCCATAGTTGAAGTTGCACGACCTGAAGAAAGTGTTCTTAATGTAGTTACATAACCGAACATTTCTGAAAGTGGCACTTCAGCTTTGATTACCTTCGCACCAGATCTGTCACTCATATTGTTAACCTGACCTCTTCTTCTGTTAAGGTCACCTACAATATCTCCCATGTTTTCTTCCGGAGTAACAACTTCTACTTTCATGATTGGCTCAAGAATTACGGCACCAGCTTTCTTGGCAGATGCTTTGTAACCCATCTTCGCAGCCAATTCGAAAGATAATTGATCGGAATCCACAGGGTGGAAAGATCCAT contains the following coding sequences:
- the rplW gene encoding 50S ribosomal protein L23, whose amino-acid sequence is MSILIKPVITEKATADSEMNNRFTFVVSNKANKIQIKEAIESAYGVSVTKVRTINVRPDRKTRYTKSGMITGKTSAFKKAVVQVAEGETIDLYSNL
- the rplD gene encoding 50S ribosomal protein L4 gives rise to the protein MEIAVLDIKGKETGRKAKLSDAVFAIEPNEHAVYLDVKQYLANQRQGTHKAKERAEIAGSTRKIKKQKGTGTARAGSIKSPVFRGGGRIFGPRPKDYSFKLNKNLKRLARKSALSMKANDKSIIVVEDFSFDTPKTKNFIEVLQSLGIESKKSLIVLGDSNKNVYLSSRNLKTSEVVNSSELSTYKILNANNIVFLEGSLEGIESKLS
- the rplC gene encoding 50S ribosomal protein L3; translated protein: MSGLIGKKIGMTSIFDENGKNIPCTVIEAGPCVVTQVRTNEVDGYEALQLGFDDVKTANKAAAGHAKKAGTVAKRKVVEFQGFDGDFKLGDAITVEQFKEGEFVDISGVSKGKGFQGVVKRHGFGGVGQATHGQHNRLRAPGSIGAASYPARVFKGMKMAGRMGGENVKVENLRVLKIVADKNLLVVKGCVPGHKNSYVIISK
- the rpsJ gene encoding 30S ribosomal protein S10, giving the protein MSQKIRIKLKSYDHNLVDKSAEKIVKTVKTTGAVVTGPIPLPTNKKIFTVLRSPHVNKKSREQFELSSYKRLLDIYSSSSKTIDALMKLELPSGVEVEIKV